Genomic DNA from Sphingomonas lacunae:
ATGACCAGCACGTCGCCGGCTTTGACCGACTGTGTATCGACCACTTTCACTTCCTTGACTGCCCCCGCAACGAGCGGCGTCACCTGCGCAAGATCGGCCGCGACATAGGCATTGCCGCTGTTAACGATGCCGCGTTGGGTTACGAACCACCAGCCTACGGTAACCGTCGCCACAGCCACCACAATGATCGCAAAGCGCCAGAGCAATTGGCGACGGCGGGCATGATTGGAGGAGGCCTTGTTTGCCACGTCGAGGGCTGCAGGAGACGGAGCTGTATCAGTCACGGGGAGGTTCCGTTTCGGGGGAGCTGTCAGCGGCAAAGCCGCCACCAAGCGCACGGATGAGGGCAATGTCGGCAGAAACCGACTGGCTTTCGAGAAGGGCAAGACTGCGGCTGGCGCTGATCAGTCCCTGATCGGCGACAAGCAATGGCAACTGGCCGGTTACGCCTTCGCGATAGCGCAGTTCGGCAATGCGGCGCGCTTCGCCAGCCGATGCGAGACCGGATCGGGCAGCAGCCAGCTGTTCGCCGATGGCGCGCTTGGTTACCAGCGCGTCCGCCACATCGCGCAACGCGTCGAGCAAGGCCTGGTCATAGTTGGCGACCGCTTGATCATAGCCGGCGCGGGCAGCGCGATAACGCCCCTCAGTTCCGTTCCGTGCGAAGATCGGGAGACGCAGGGCGGGACCGATGTTGCTGAAGAAAGAGGAACCGCGCAACAAATCGGACAGACCAATGGATTGCAGGCCGGCCACCGCTGTCAGGTTGATGCTGGGATAAAAATCCGCCCGGGCAACACCGATGCGATCGGCGGCCGCCTGTGCCCGCAGGCGCGCCGAGACGAGATCGGGTCGGCGGCCGACCAGATCGAGCGGCAGGTTGGCGGGGGCCGTGGCGGCGGTCTGGGCGTTCAGGCGGGGTGCCGTAATGGCGAGGCCGCGGTCCGGACCTGCGCCGAGCAGAGCGGCCAAGGCATGACGCAGCAACAGTTCATCCTGGCGCGCCGCCGCTAGCAAGGCTTCTGCCTCTGCCACGCGGCTATTGGCCATCGCGCTTGCACCGCGGTTATCGAGGCCGGCGGATACCCGGTCGGCTGTCAGGCGGGCAGTGGCCCGGGCGGTATCAAGCGACTGGCGCGAGGCATCGACCAGCGCCATCTGTCCGGCAAGGCGGGCGTAGGTGGCCGCAATAGACGTCGACAGGGCGAGACGCGCCTGCGCGGTATCGACACGGGCGGCGTCAGCCTCCCCACGCGCGGCGCGCAGGGCGGCGCGATTACGCCCCCATAGGTCGAGGTCATAGCCGAAACTGCCGGCTATCCGCCCGGTACTGCGCAGATTGCCGGGGATGAGGCCGGGCGGAAAGCCCTGATTCTGGCTCATCGACTGGCCACCGACGCTGGCATCCAGCACCAGGCCTGGGCCAGTGGCGGCTCCCGCTTGCATCGCCTGGGCATCGGCAGCGGCGAGGCGGGCGGCAGCAAGGTCAACCGTGGGACTGTTGGCGAGACCTTCGGCGATCAGCGCGTCGAGTTGCGAATCGCCCAAATGGGTCCACCACTCATCCGCGGGAAAAGTGCCGGGATCGGCCGCAAGGCTGACCGACGCAGCTGGTGTTGTAGCGTCGAGCGGCGCAAGCGGTGGTGCCATGTCGGGCATCGTCGCGCAGCCAGCGAGAAGGGGGGTGAGCGCAACCAGGCAGGCCAGCCTTTGGCGGGTCCTAGCCCGGTCACGCCGCACCACGGGGAGAAGCGTACTGGATAGTATCATTGGCGCGGGGATGCTCCTCCACACCGCCCTTGTCAAGAAAAATGATACCACCTAGTATCATCGCCATGAACAGTGCGACCGCCCGAGCTTCCAGTTCCAGACAAAGTGACGAACGCCGCCAACGCATTGTCACGGTGGCAACGCAGATGTTTATCGACCATGGCTTCGCCCGCACGTCCATGTCGCAGGTGGCGGCGATGGTCGGTGGATCCAAAACGACCCTGTGGTCCTATTTCCCGGACAAAAACGCTCTGTTCATGGCGGTCGCCGATGATCTCATCGAACGCTATTTCGGCCCTGTGGAGCGCTATCTGGCATTGGCCAGCGACCTAAGGAGCGACCTGCTGCATGTCGCCCGGTCCCTGCTGGGCGCCGCCATGTCGCCCGAGATTAGCGGGCTGATGCGTATCGCCACCGCTGAAGCAAGGCACTTTGAGGCCCTCGCCGACATGTTTGACACACGCGGCCTTGGCTATGGCTGGCAAGTTATCAGCAACTATCTGGAGCGAGCCAGGGCGGCGGGACAGATTGTCACCAGTTGTGATACGCAGATAGCCGCACGACAATTTGTCGGCCTGTGCCAGTCCAACTGGGTGCAAAGGGTGATGCTGACCGGCGCGCCACCGCCCCGGCCTGAGCTGCTGGAGGAAGATGCGCGATCGGCGGTTGACACCTTCCTTCTCGCCTTTGCCCGCTAAAGGCGCAAGGCCGGTTGCAAATCGCCGCCAGTGCCGCCAGAGCCGCCGTCGTGAGCGCGACCATCGAAATAGGCAGAGACGGCACTGGCGAGCCGGTGCTGGTCGACATGGAGGAATTGTTGGCGACCCGGTTGCTCGTGCAGGGCAATTCCGGTTCCGGCAAGTCGCACCTGCTGCGCCGCCTGTTGGAAGAAAGCGCGGCGCTGGTACAGCAGGTGGTGATCGACCCTGAGGGGGACTTTGCTTCACTCGCCGATGAGTTCGGCCATGTGGTGATCGAGGCAGGCGATTATGACGAGCGCGAAATCGGCCGGATCGGCAGCCGCATCCGACAGCATCGCGCTTCTGTGGTGCTCAATCTCGAATCGCTTGAGCTCGAGGCGCAGATGGGCTGTGCCGCAACCTTCCTCAACGCCCTGTTCGATGCGCCACGTGACCATTGGTATCCGGCGCTGGTGGTGGTCGATGAGGCGCAGATGTTTGCCCCCGCCGCCGCTGGCGACGTGGCCGATGCGGCGCGGCGGGTCAGTCTGGCGGCGATGACCAACCTGATGTGCCGGGGGCGCAAACGCGGGCTCGCCGGGATCATCGCGACCCAGCGATTGGCAAAGCTCGCGAAGAATGTCGCGGCGGAAGCGTCCAACTTCCTGATGGGGCGGACCTTCCTCGACATTGACATGGCGCGGGCCGCCGACCTGCTCGGCATGGAGCGGCGGCAGGCGGAGAGCATCCGCGATCTGGCGCGGGGACATTTCCTCGGGCTGGGACCGGCAATCTCCCGGCGGCCGGTCGCGGTCAAGATCGGACCGGTGCGGACCAGCACACGCGGCGGCACACATAGTCTGCTGCCCATGCCCGAGGTCGAGGCGGCCAATGTGCGAACCATGCTGTTCGCGGAACTGGAAGCTGAAGCGCCGCCGCTCCGCGCCGAGCCACGGCCGAGGGTGGTGCCGGCGGATGAGTTGATCCGCACGATCAGCGAACCTGTCGCTGCGTTGGCCAGTGCGCCCGATGCACCGCCACAGCCCGACGCGCGGGAGAGCGAGGCGATTATCCGGGCTGTGCTGGCCGACATGCTGGCCGACGACGATGTGATGGCCCAGCCGACAGCGGCGCAATATCAGGACTTCAGCGTGCGCTGCCGGATGCGGCGGATGACGCGGGCGCCGCTCGACCTTGCCGCTTTCCGTCGCCGCTTTGCCCTGGCGCAGGCGGGGGTCGAGGACCCAGAGGATGCGCAATGGGCGCCATTGCTGGCGATAGCCGCGCGGCTGCCCGAGGACATGCTTGCGCCGTTCATGCTGATCGGCAGGGCGGCGATGGATGGCCTGCCCTGCCCCGATGATGACGCGATCGGCCGCGCCTATGGGACCAGCTCAACCGGGCGGGTGCGGCGGCTGCTCGACTATATGGAAAAGCAGGGCGTGATAGTCGTGCGCACTGATTTTGGCGGGCGGCGTTCAGTCGTTGTACCCGATTTGGGCGTCATGGCAGGGCTCAGCGGCGAAGGATGAGGATGGAAGAGACAATGGCAGACCGCAATCCCCCCCTGGCAGGGTCGAATGAAGACGTCACCAGCGGCGGCTGGCTTGGCGAAGTGACCGAGGGTGAGTGGAAAGGCTGGTTGAAGTGGATGCCCGGCGACCCGTTTGAGGACCATGTCGGCCCCTTTTACGCGCGGCGCGACGAGCAAGGCATTGTGTGCGCATTCCGTCCGCAAGCGCATAATTGCAACGGTGGCGGCATGATACATGGCGGCACGCTGATGACCTTTGCTGACTATGCGCTGTTCATGATCCCGGCTCAGTCGGGTGAGATGGTCCATGGCGTTACGGTGACGATGAACAGCGAGTTTGTTGGCCCCGCCCGCGCCGGGGAGATGTTGACGGCGCGGGGGGACGTTGTGCGGGCAGGTAAAAGCCTGGTTTTCGTGCGCGGAACGATCAGCGGCGAAGAGGGCCCGGTGCTCGCCTTTTCAGGGACGATAAAGCGCATCAATCGCCGCTAGGATCAGTCCTGCGCCGGACGTCGAGCGTACCAGCCAAATGCCGCAATGAGCACATAGCAGAGCGCCGGCAGGGCCATGGCAATCGCGAGGCTACCGGAGACATCGGCGATAACGCCCGTGACCAGCGGCACCACCGCTCCACCAAAAATGGCGACGTTGATGATGCCAGATCCGTCAGCAGCACGCGGCCCCAGTTTTTCACAGGCAAGACTGAAGATCGTCGGGAACATGATGGCGTTCATAAGGCCAATTGCGAGCAGACTGTAACCCGATACGAAGCCCGTCGTGGTGGTCGACACAAGCAACAGGGTGGTCGCTCCAACAGCGACACAGGCGAGCAGCTTGCCGGGGCTGACCAGGCGCAGCAACAGAGAGCCGATGAATCGGCCGACCATGGCGCCTCCCCAATAGAGTCCGATCAGCTTGCCTGCCGCCTGTTCCGGCAAGGCCAGCACGTGCGGCTGCATGAGATAATTGACGATCAGCGAGCCGATGGCGACCTCTGCCCCAACGTAGAGGAAGATACACAGCGCGCCAAAGCTGAAGCGCGGGCGTTCGCGGAGCAAGGCAAAGCCGCCGGTCAGCGAACTTTGCTCGTGCTGCTCACCCGTGAGGCGATTGCGGAACAACCAGACGGCTGTCGCAACAACGGCCAGCGCAAAGGCGATACCAAGATAGCCCGATACAATCGCCTGGCTTTCCGCCGTCCGATAAGCGTCAAGTTCCGCACCGGACAACTGGTCAGCGGACATTGTGGCGAGACTGCCGAGGATGAGGATAGAGCCGACGATGGGAAATATGGTGGTGCCGAGCGAGTTGAAGGCCTGGGCAAAGGTCAGGCGGCTGTGCGCTGTCTGCGGCTTGCCAAGCAGCGAAATCAGCGGATTGGCAACAACCTGAACCAGCACGACGCCGCTCGCCAGAACGAAAAGGGCAAAGAGGAAGAGCGGATAGGTTGCCATTTGCGAGGCGGGAATGAACAGGAGGCAGCCAACCAGCATGGTCAGCAAGCCCGCCACCGCACCGCGCATGTAACCGATCCGCTTGACCAGCTGCGCGCCGGGAATGCCCATGACGAGATAGGCAGTGAAGAAGCAGAACTGCACCAGCATCGCCTGGGTATAGTTGAGCGTGAACAGTTCTTTGAGCTTGGGGATGATCACATCGTTGAGCGAGGTAATCCCGCCAAAGATGAAAAAGAGGGCAAAGACGAAAAGCTGAAGGCCAAGGACATTGCCCTGCTCCCCGGCCGGAAGATTGCCCGCCCCCCTACCGCCCGCGCCCATTGGTGCCATTGCCATCCTGCCTGTCCCCCGGCTTGCCTGCGGCTGGGCCGCATTTGTGTGTTGGACACAAGGCATGCCGCATAGATGCGCTACTGGCAAACCGACAACTTGCATTATACGTATGTGGATAGGGAACGGCCCCGCTCCGCAACAGCGGAACGGGGCCAGGCGACCCGGGGCTGTGGCCCGGCGGGATCAGAAGGCGATGCTGAAGGAGCCGACGAGGCGGGCGTCGCCCAGCGAGCCGAAGGCGTTTGTGCCTGTGTCGTGGTAGCGGACATCAACCTTGGCACCGGGCATGACCTCATAGGCGACTCCCAGATTCCAGGTGTCATAGTCGGCAAGACGGTCGATCTGCTGGCGGCCAAAGGCACCCGAGAGGGTCAGTTTCTCGGCCAGCGGTGCAGAGGCGGCGAGCTCGGCATAGGTCGCGGGATTTGACGAACCGAAATAATCGGGCGTGTGATAGACGGCGAGCGTCAGGCCGACCGGGCCGGCATTGGTCGACAACGCAGCCTTGGCCTCGATCGTGTCGATGTTCACCGGCGCATCGATATAGCCGTAACGAACAAATCCAATGTCGAGTTTGGCACCGCCGAGATCGGCCACATAGCCTCCCCAGATGTCATATTCCTGATCGATACCCAGGAAATCGACATTTTCGGTTCCGGCGCCAAGGTAGAAGCCGCCTGACGCTATGCTGACAGTGGCGAACACCGCCGGGTCGCTGTCTGTCTGGCTGACACCGCGCCACACATAGTCGGTGGCGGCAGACAGTCCAAAGCTGACGGTCGGGCCGGAACTGACACTGGTCTGCGCTTCTGCGGCCGGAGCCTGATTGTCATAGGAACTGGCTTCCTGTGCCAGTGCGACGGCGGGCAACAGGGCGGCGGCAAGTGCGACGGTGAAGGTGATGGCTTTCATGGCAAAGTCCCCCTTGCTCCAGCAAGGCCCCTGCCCTGCCGGTCAATGATTTCTGGAATTGGGAAGGTTGGTGGACGGCCCGGAGGCAGGACCGGGATGGGAGAGAGTTTGCCCCGCCCGCCGGGCCGTCCGCTGTGGTCAGCGGTGCGTCAGAAGAAGCCGAGCTTCTGTGGAGCGTAGCTGACCAGCATGTTTTTGGTCTGCTGATAATGGTCGAGCATCATCTTGTGGGTTTCACGCCCGATGCCCGACTGCTTGTACCCGCCGAATGCGGCGTGGGCCGGATAGGCATGGTAGCAGTTGGTCCACACACGGCCCGCCTGAATGGCGCGGCCAAAGCGGTAGCAGGTATTGGCATCGCGGCTCCAAAGCCCTGCGCCAAGACCGTAGGCGCTGTCATTGGCGATGGCGAGCGCTTCCTCCGGTGTCGAGAATGTGGTGGTCGAGACGACCGGGCCGAAGATTTCCTCCTGGAAGATGCGCATCTTGTTGTGGCCGCGAAAGACGGTCGGCTTGATGTAAAAGCCACCGGCTAGATCACCACCGAGGTCAGCAGCGCTGCCACCGGTCAGCACTTCGGCGCCTTCGTCACGACCGATCTGCAGGTAGCGCAGGATCTTTTGCTGTTGTTCCTCGCTGGCCTGCGCCCCGATCATCGTCGCGGGATCAAGCGGATTGCCCTGGACGATGGCTTCGACACGCTTGAGCGCGCGTTCCATGAAGCGGTCATAGATGCTTTCGTGGATCAAAGCGCGCGACGGGCAGGTGCAAACCTCACCCTGATTGAGGGCAAACATGACAAAGCCTTCGATCGCCTTGTCAAAGAAATCGTCATCCTGCGCGGCAACATCGGCGAAGAAGATGTTGGGGCTCTTGCCGCCAAGTTCGAGCGTCACCGGGATGAGGTTTTCGCTGGCATATTGCATGATCAACCGACCGGTCGAGGTTTCGCCGGTAAAGGCGATCTTGGCGATGCGCTTTGAGCTGGCGAGCGGCTTGCCGCATTCGAGGCCAAAGCCGTTGACGACATTGAGCACGCCCGGCGGGAGCAGATCGGCGATCAATTCCATCAGCACCATGATCGAGGCTGGCGTCTGCTCGGCGGGCTTCAGCACGATGCAGTTGCCGGCGGCGAGCGCGGGTGCGACTTTCCAAACCGCCATCAGGATGGGGAAGTTCCACGGGATGATCTGTCCAACAACGCCGAGCGGTTCGTGGAAGTGATAGGCCATGGTGTCATGGTCAATCTCTGCGATCGACCCTTCCTGGGCGCGGATGCAGCCAGCGAAATAGCGGAAATGATCGATGGCGAGCGGCATGTCGGCGGCCATCGTCTCGCGGATCGGCTTGCCATTGTCCCATGTCTCAGCGGTCGCGAGCAGGGCGAGGTTTTCCTCCATCACATCGGCGATGCGGTTGAGGATGACGGCGCGTTCGGCTGCGCTGGTGCGGCCCCAGGCATCCTTGGCGGCGTGAGCGGCATCGAGCGCCAGTTCGATGTCGGCTTCGTCCGAACGGGCGACGCGGCAGATAACCTGTCCATTGATCGGCGAGATATTGTCGAAATAGCGTCCGGCCCGCGGGGCAACCCATTTGCCGCCAATGAAATTGTCATAGCTCGCGGCAAAGGGCGAAACCATGCGGGTCGCTTCGGAAACTTGCATGTCCATGGCTCAATCCTCTCTCTAGTCCCGGAGCGGGCTGTGGCGCCCGTCCTTGCAGCCTGCCTGACATGGGTGCGGCAGGGCTAACAGGGGGGTGCCGAGGAAGGATGGGGAGAGGTGTATCGGTGGTGAGACAGGTTGGCGCTGGGCGCGTCGCAATCAGTTCATACCGCCCATGCCGGCGCGTTCCATGCGGCGATACATGGTTGCCCGGCCAATGCCCAGCAGGCGTGCGGCAGCGGCGACATTGCCGCCGGACCGGGCGAGGGCTTGCCGCAGGATGGCGCGCTCACCATCATTGAAGCCATTATTGCCATCAGTCCCCATGACGTCAGCAAGCGGACGCGGAGCGAAGTGCGAATCGGCGCCAAGCCGGAACTGGCGGCGAGCAGCGCGCGATGCACCGATCACCAGATCATCACGATCCACTGCGAGCAAGGCGGCGCCTGCACTCGGTTGGTTGCCGCCGGCATAAACAATGCGGGCATCGGCAAAGCGGCGGCAGAAGAAGTCCCGTTCGATGCTGCGCGCTGCATCCTGCACCAAAGTGGCGATCATCGTCGCCATCGCCTCGCCATGATCGGAGCGGGCGGTCGACACATCAAGCGCGGCAACGAGCCGTCCCTCGGGGTCAAAAATTGGCGCGTCCATACAGCTCACGCCGACATTGCGGCTGGCGAAATGATCGCCACGGAAAATGGTGACCGGTCGTGCCTCGACCAGACAGGTGCCAATACCATTTGTCCCTTCGTCGGATTCGCTCCACGACGCGCCAGGGGCGAGACCGATGGCGTCGAACATCTCCTTGTCGGCATCGAGCGCACGCGTTTCGAGAACGATGCCGCTGACATCCGAGATGATGACGCAGCAACCGGCTCCGCCGACGCTGCCAAACAGCCGGTCAAGCGAGGGGGTGGCGGCGGCGAGCAGTTCGCCATTGGCCTCCCGCAGGCGCGAGACAGCGCGATCATCCATTCGGTCGTTGCGGCTGGCAGCAGCAGGATCCAGCCCGTGATGCAGCGCGGAGCGGCACCAGCTCGCCGCAACGGCCGAGGTTGCCGCCGCCTGTGGCGACTGGACGGTGCTGAGCACCAGATCATTATGGTTATGCGCCTTGCCTACCATTGCGCCACTCTCCCGGTCCCGCTGCAGCGAGTATAGCTGTCCTTTGTGGCAACCATTACCCCCCGGCAGACGGAGCATCCTTGACCTTGCTCAACGAATTGCAAGCGCGGTGCGGCGGGCGGAGTGGTGCACCTGTCTCAAAAGTGAGACAGGTATGGGGCTTTACAATCGCTCGGCGTGCCAGCGGACGTGCTCGGCCATGAAGGTCGAGATGAAATAATAGCTATGGTCATAGCCGGGTTGCAGGCGGATGGTGGCGGGCTGGTTGGCCACTGTGCAGGCGTCCCGCAGCAGGTGGGTTTTGAGCTGGGCTTCGAGGAAACTGTCAGCCTCTCCCTGGTCGACCAGCAGATCGGGCAATCGGGCACCGTTGGCGATGAGGGCGCAGGCGTCATAGCTGGCCCATGCAGTTCGATCAGCGCCGAGGTAGCCGGTCAGCGCCTTTTCCCCCCAGGGGCAGTTGAACGGCGAGACAATCGGGGCAAAGGCGCTGACACTGCGGAACCGTTCCGGGTTGCGCAGCGCTATGGTCAGCGCGCCATGGCCGCCCATACTGTGGCCGGTGATGCCCTGACGCGCCATGTCGACCGGGAAATGCGCAGCGATCAGCGCGGGCAGTTCCAGCTCAATATAGGATCGCATGCGGTAGTGAGTGCTGAACGGTGCCTCGGTCGCGTCGACATAGAAGCCGGCACCGAGGCCGAAATCCCACGCCCCCTCCGCATCGTCGGGGACGGTTTCGCCGCGCGGGCTGGTGTCGGGCGCAATCAAGATGATGCCGTGTTCGGCGCAGGCGGAGCGATATTCGCCCTTTTCCATGACATTGGCATGGGTGCAGGTGAGGCCCGAGAGATACCACAAAACCGGGAGCTTCGCGCCCGGCGCATGATCAGGCACGAAGACAGCGAAAGTCATCTCTGTTCCCGTCGCGCTGCTGGCGTGGCGATAGACGCCCTGAGTGCCGCCGTGGCTGCGGTTGGTCGAGACGGTGTCTAGGCTCATCGGGCGGGTCCTGTCTGGCAAGGCTGGCGATGCGCGCCGCTATAGCAGCGATGCCCGACCTGTCACGATTCCCCATTGCCGCGAACCGCCCGCCTCCGCCAGATAGGGGGCAACGGAGGGAGAGAATGGGCATGAGCATGGATCCGCGAACACCGGTGATTGTCGGCGTGGGGCAGAAGACGGTGCATTGGAACCCGGCGACGGGTGATGCGGCACCGAGCCCGCAGTCGCTGCGCGCCGAGGCGGCGCAGCTGGCGCTGGCCGACAGTGGCGCGGGCGCGGCGCTGGGCGGCATCATCGACCGGGTGGTCGCGGTACGGACGATGCTCGACAGCGTGCCGGGTGCGCCGCAACCCTTTGGTCGCTGTGCCAACCCGCCGGGGACGGTGGTGGCCGACCTAGGCCTCGCCCCACGCGATTGCATCCACAGCAATGTAGGCGGTGACCAGCCGCAGGCGCTGGTCAATGAAAGCGCGGAGGCGATCCATGCCGGCGAAGTGCGCGCCGTGCTGCTGACCGGATCGGAAGCGACGGCGGCGATGAAGGCGGCATTGAAGGCCGGGCAGGCGCTCGATTGGAGCCACAGCGCAGGGGACGTGCAGGATGATCGGGGGCTGGGTGCTTCGCTGCTGTCACCCTATGATGTCGCCAACGGGCTCGGCGCGCCGACGCAGACCTATCCGGCGTTCGAGCAGGCGCTTAGGGTGCGGTGGGGCAACAGCCCGGCGCAACACCGAGCGCTCATGTCGCAGCTGTGGTCAGGCTTTTCGAGCGTGGCGGCGGCGAACCCGCATGCGCAATTCCCGGTCGAGCGGGATGTAGAATTTCTGTCGACCCCATCGAGGGAAAATTATCCGGTCGCCGATCCCTATCTCAAATGGGATGTGGCGCAGGATGCGGTCAACCAGGGCGCGGCAGTGGTGCTGACCAGCGTCGGCGAGGCGGACCGGCTGGGGATTTCGCCGGACAAGCGGGTGTTCCTGCACGGCCATGGCCATGTGAAGGACAAGGTGCCGAGCGAGCGGCCCGACCTCTCGCGGAGCCTCGCCACCGAACTGGTGCTGAGGCAGGCACTGGCGACGAGCGGTATGGCGGATGCGTCGCGGATAGGCCTCTATGACTTGTACAGCTGTTTCCCGGTCGCGGTGCTGCTGGCGGCGGAAGCGCTGGGACTCGACTGGCAGCGGGGCAGCAACCTGCCCGGCAGGGCGGCGGCACTGACGCTGACCGGCGGCCTCCCCTTCTTTGGCGGGGCGGGCAATAATTATTCGATGCACGGCATCGCCGAGATGGTCAGCCGGTTGCGCGGCGCGCCAGGAACGTACGGACTGGTCCTTGCCAATGGCGGATTCCTGTCGAAGGAAGCTGCGGGCGTTTATTCGACCGAGGCACCCGCGCAATGGCAGCCAGTCAGCAATGGGGCGATTCAGGCCGAGTGCGACGCGCAACAGGGGCCGCGCCTGCTGAGCGAAAGCGCCACCGCCACCATCGAAAGCTGGAGCGTGACCTGGGCCAAGGGCGAGCCGCAGCGCGGCTATGTCTTTGCCCGGACCGACGATGGCGCGCGCATCCTCGCCCGCACACGCAAGGATGAGGCAGGCAAGCTGCACGCGCTCGCCGACCCGGAGGCGGTCGGCAAGCGGGTGTCGATTGTCCATGAGGATGGCGTCAACCTGATCGCCTTTTGAGCGGAGACTGATGCGATGATCGAAGCGGGGGATGGCCAGCCGTTGTTGAGCGGGGTCAAGGTGATTGACCTGACCAGCGTCGTGTTCGGCCCCTATGCGACGCAGATATTGGCGGATATGGGCGCCGACGTGATCAAGGTCGAGCCACCGGCGGGAGACCAGTTCCGTCCAGGGACACGACCGGCGGTGACACCGGGGATGGGGTCAGGTTGGATGGCTGTCAATCGGGGCAAACGCTCCGTCGCGCTGGACCTGAAGTCCGCCGATGACCTGGCGGTGATGCAGCAACTGCTCGCCGAGGCAGACGTCTTTGTCGTCAATGTCCGCGGCAAGGCGATGGAGCGGCTGGGGCTCGATTATGCGGCGGTCAGCGCAATCAACCCGGCGATCATCTATGCCCATTGCGTCGGCTTTGGGCAGGACGGTCCCTATGCCGATTTACAGGCCTATGATGATGTCATTCAGGCGGCGAGCGGCACCACAACCCTGTTGCCGCGTGTCGATGGCGTGGCGAAGCCGCGTTACCTGCCCTCGCTGATCGCCGACAAGGTATCGGGCCTGCATGCCGCCTATGCGATACAGGCGGCGCTGATCCACAAGCTGAGGACCGGGCGTGGCCAGCATGTCGAAATCCCGATGTTCGAGGCGTTCACAAGCTTCATGATGCTGGAGCATCTCGGCG
This window encodes:
- the fghA gene encoding S-formylglutathione hydrolase, with protein sequence MSLDTVSTNRSHGGTQGVYRHASSATGTEMTFAVFVPDHAPGAKLPVLWYLSGLTCTHANVMEKGEYRSACAEHGIILIAPDTSPRGETVPDDAEGAWDFGLGAGFYVDATEAPFSTHYRMRSYIELELPALIAAHFPVDMARQGITGHSMGGHGALTIALRNPERFRSVSAFAPIVSPFNCPWGEKALTGYLGADRTAWASYDACALIANGARLPDLLVDQGEADSFLEAQLKTHLLRDACTVANQPATIRLQPGYDHSYYFISTFMAEHVRWHAERL
- a CDS encoding acetyl-CoA acetyltransferase: MSMDPRTPVIVGVGQKTVHWNPATGDAAPSPQSLRAEAAQLALADSGAGAALGGIIDRVVAVRTMLDSVPGAPQPFGRCANPPGTVVADLGLAPRDCIHSNVGGDQPQALVNESAEAIHAGEVRAVLLTGSEATAAMKAALKAGQALDWSHSAGDVQDDRGLGASLLSPYDVANGLGAPTQTYPAFEQALRVRWGNSPAQHRALMSQLWSGFSSVAAANPHAQFPVERDVEFLSTPSRENYPVADPYLKWDVAQDAVNQGAAVVLTSVGEADRLGISPDKRVFLHGHGHVKDKVPSERPDLSRSLATELVLRQALATSGMADASRIGLYDLYSCFPVAVLLAAEALGLDWQRGSNLPGRAAALTLTGGLPFFGGAGNNYSMHGIAEMVSRLRGAPGTYGLVLANGGFLSKEAAGVYSTEAPAQWQPVSNGAIQAECDAQQGPRLLSESATATIESWSVTWAKGEPQRGYVFARTDDGARILARTRKDEAGKLHALADPEAVGKRVSIVHEDGVNLIAF
- a CDS encoding CaiB/BaiF CoA transferase family protein; translation: MIEAGDGQPLLSGVKVIDLTSVVFGPYATQILADMGADVIKVEPPAGDQFRPGTRPAVTPGMGSGWMAVNRGKRSVALDLKSADDLAVMQQLLAEADVFVVNVRGKAMERLGLDYAAVSAINPAIIYAHCVGFGQDGPYADLQAYDDVIQAASGTTTLLPRVDGVAKPRYLPSLIADKVSGLHAAYAIQAALIHKLRTGRGQHVEIPMFEAFTSFMMLEHLGDQTFVPPIGPAGYPRQLDPDRQPFRASDGWLSIVAYTNGAWDRIFAVLGEPEFLNDERFADAKLRFFNSAALYQRMAELTPRYTVDDLLARLQAVDIPAQKVRDLDEVIADEHLNATGFFRQRSHPSEGDYIEMRSPVRFSDANLPAVAMPPQLDQHGADLRQCGGK